The following proteins are encoded in a genomic region of Gemmatimonadaceae bacterium:
- a CDS encoding SRPBCC family protein yields the protein MTVREKYTPGPAGGARIQKNGDQWTLIFVRELRHPPEKVWKALTDPSQLREWAPFEVDRSLAAEGSTVKFTTVGAPAPHVTESKVRRADAPRILEFNWGGGEIRWELEAHDGGTRLTLWANIDRRYISMGAAGWHICLDVLDGLLSGAPIGRIAGVDATKFGGWQRLHSEYAKQFSAESGA from the coding sequence ATGACCGTTCGCGAGAAGTACACACCAGGTCCGGCCGGTGGAGCGCGCATACAAAAGAACGGAGATCAGTGGACGCTCATTTTCGTCAGGGAGCTGCGCCACCCGCCGGAGAAAGTTTGGAAGGCGCTCACCGATCCATCACAACTGCGCGAGTGGGCGCCCTTCGAGGTCGATCGGAGTCTGGCGGCGGAGGGAAGCACGGTGAAGTTCACCACAGTCGGAGCGCCGGCGCCGCACGTCACCGAATCGAAAGTGCGGCGTGCCGATGCTCCCAGGATCCTCGAGTTCAACTGGGGCGGCGGTGAGATCCGGTGGGAGCTCGAAGCCCACGATGGCGGCACGCGCCTGACGCTGTGGGCCAACATCGATCGCCGCTACATCTCGATGGGTGCCGCCGGCTGGCACATCTGTCTCGATGTACTCGATGGGCTTCTCAGCGGAGCCCCCATCGGCCGCATCGCTGGCGTGGACGCGACGAAGTTCGGCGGCTGGCAGCGACTGCACAGCGAGTACGCAAAGCAGTTCAGCGCGGAGAGCGGCGCTTAG
- a CDS encoding DoxX family protein codes for MEITLQQPRELSIPRSKRMVLGFWIATALFCLQIGFTAYAQLRLPQVSEMFTHLGFPGYFRVELSWAKVLGVVVLLAPVSARVKEWAYAGFAITLGSALIAHFSMGDGPEVWGWAAGTGVLWALSYFFWRRIEAAPARA; via the coding sequence ATGGAAATCACTCTGCAGCAGCCCAGAGAGTTGAGCATACCGCGCTCCAAGAGAATGGTTCTCGGCTTCTGGATCGCCACTGCGCTTTTCTGTCTCCAGATAGGCTTCACTGCTTACGCGCAACTCCGCCTGCCGCAAGTTTCGGAGATGTTCACTCATCTCGGGTTCCCCGGCTACTTTCGCGTGGAGCTCTCGTGGGCGAAGGTCCTCGGTGTGGTAGTGCTGCTGGCGCCGGTCTCGGCGCGGGTCAAGGAATGGGCCTACGCGGGCTTCGCCATCACCCTTGGCTCTGCGCTCATCGCCCACTTCTCGATGGGCGATGGCCCGGAGGTGTGGGGTTGGGCGGCCGGCACCGGCGTGCTCTGGGCGCTCTCTTATTTCTTCTGGCGCCGCATCGAGGCGGCGCCGGCGCGTGCCTAA
- a CDS encoding DUF1801 domain-containing protein has translation MKKSGASTGQSASELISNRIAELGDWRGETLGRIRKVIEDADPDVVEEWKWRGVPVWSHDGIICTGESYKNVVKLTFAKGASLKDPARLFNTGLDGNVRRAIDIHEGEAIDASAFKALVSQAVALNSSRKSKAAKKAMS, from the coding sequence ATGAAAAAGTCGGGCGCGAGCACGGGTCAGTCGGCATCGGAGCTCATCTCGAATCGAATCGCCGAGCTCGGGGACTGGCGCGGGGAAACCCTCGGCAGAATACGCAAGGTCATCGAGGACGCAGACCCGGACGTCGTCGAGGAGTGGAAGTGGCGGGGCGTTCCGGTTTGGTCGCACGACGGCATCATCTGTACTGGCGAATCCTACAAGAATGTCGTGAAGCTCACCTTCGCGAAGGGCGCGTCGCTGAAGGATCCGGCCCGTCTCTTCAACACGGGTCTCGACGGCAACGTGCGCCGCGCGATCGACATCCACGAAGGAGAAGCGATCGACGCGTCCGCTTTCAAGGCGCTCGTCAGTCAAGCGGTCGCGCTCAACAGTTCCAGGAAGTCGAAAGCGGCGAAGAAAGCGATGTCGTAG
- a CDS encoding ABC transporter permease, which translates to MKDHLELDAEEMVAAGEPRRAADLHARQRFGNVGVIHEETREAWGSLWLERFEHDVRFGFRVLCRSPVFSIVAVVCLALGIGAHAAVLSWTEGIVRHPFPLVRDQDELVAVVGTAKGASGYDEMSWPDFMDLARGTSAFSSFFVSKITGATLTGGDRAESLVGQLVTANYFEALGVRPILGRGFLPNEDVGQGAHPVTVISYRLWQDRFAGNPRVVGSTIRYNGVPHTIIGVTPEGFLGTFVGYAMQFWTPASQQAVFDPSGYKLEDRTARWIEGFARLKSGVGIATGQAQIDAAARRLAAEFPDADRGRGVRVLSLQENPFDNAKTLKPMLRVGSLVAILVLAIVCANIANLLLVRALARRSELSVRRALGASRARLTRQLVTEGLILAIVGTAAGLFLAYLSRNVLGLFFAPRGGASLVFAADFNARVLTTTIAIGLGSTLIFALAPAIHMTRLDLASAIRAAATSAVSGSPGHLRAALVVVQVCLSVLLLTSTGLVVTSLERLLAADPGFATTNVVTTGVNLFAAGYDTARVHRFQDELLQRTRAIGGVSSVALARSLPFSTRPYDNGQIMIDGYQPSKDEQPTADNNAISPDYFHTLGIALLSGRDFTTADAETSAPVAIVSLALAQRYWPNDSPIGRRLRSRGSWMRIVGVVADMKYRSLTESPGMLFYVPLTQRRSPAVNIFLRTSSNAVAFGLAPAVVSAMHAIDPNVSPYEILTLREQVNRWTSAQRILVTLLGIFSTVALFLAVIGLYGTIAYMVSQNTRELGLRMALGAKPAQLLALVMSSGMRMTLVGVLVGVAVALGTTRLLGDLLFEVSPRDPTILVGVSVVMAVAAGCACLIPAWRASRLDPARALRV; encoded by the coding sequence TTGAAGGATCATCTCGAGCTCGACGCGGAAGAAATGGTGGCGGCCGGCGAGCCTCGGCGAGCTGCCGACCTGCACGCGCGACAGCGATTCGGGAACGTCGGAGTCATCCACGAAGAGACTCGTGAGGCGTGGGGCAGCCTGTGGCTCGAGCGCTTCGAGCACGATGTGCGCTTTGGCTTCCGGGTGCTCTGTCGCTCGCCGGTGTTCTCGATCGTCGCTGTCGTTTGCCTCGCGCTCGGCATCGGCGCGCACGCGGCGGTCCTGAGCTGGACCGAGGGCATCGTGCGCCATCCCTTCCCTCTCGTGCGCGACCAGGACGAATTGGTCGCGGTGGTGGGGACGGCGAAAGGCGCCTCCGGTTATGATGAGATGTCGTGGCCGGACTTCATGGACCTCGCGCGCGGCACATCGGCGTTCAGTTCGTTCTTCGTCAGCAAGATCACCGGGGCCACGCTCACCGGAGGCGATCGCGCGGAATCGCTCGTTGGGCAGCTCGTCACCGCGAATTACTTCGAGGCCCTCGGTGTGCGCCCAATCCTCGGTCGCGGCTTCCTACCTAACGAGGACGTTGGCCAGGGCGCGCATCCGGTCACGGTCATCAGCTACCGCTTGTGGCAGGATCGATTCGCGGGCAATCCGCGCGTCGTCGGCTCGACGATTCGGTACAATGGAGTACCGCACACGATCATCGGCGTCACACCGGAAGGATTTCTCGGGACGTTCGTCGGGTATGCGATGCAGTTCTGGACGCCGGCGTCGCAGCAAGCGGTATTCGATCCGTCCGGATATAAGCTCGAAGATCGCACCGCGCGCTGGATCGAGGGATTTGCGCGGCTCAAGTCCGGCGTCGGCATCGCCACCGGTCAGGCGCAGATCGATGCCGCGGCGCGGCGGCTCGCCGCGGAGTTCCCTGACGCGGACCGCGGTCGTGGCGTGCGCGTTCTGTCGTTGCAAGAGAATCCATTTGACAACGCAAAAACGCTCAAGCCGATGCTGCGCGTTGGCTCGCTCGTCGCGATTCTCGTTCTTGCCATCGTCTGCGCGAACATCGCCAACCTGTTGCTCGTGCGCGCGCTTGCTCGACGATCGGAACTGTCCGTGCGACGTGCGCTCGGCGCGAGCCGCGCGCGATTGACGCGGCAGTTGGTGACAGAGGGCCTTATCCTCGCCATCGTCGGCACCGCCGCGGGGCTCTTTCTCGCCTACCTGTCTCGTAACGTGCTCGGGCTGTTCTTTGCGCCGCGCGGCGGTGCCTCACTCGTGTTCGCCGCCGACTTCAACGCACGCGTCCTCACGACGACGATAGCGATCGGCTTGGGATCCACACTGATCTTCGCGCTCGCGCCGGCGATCCACATGACGCGTCTCGATCTGGCGTCCGCAATCCGCGCCGCTGCGACAAGCGCTGTGTCGGGCAGCCCCGGCCACCTCCGCGCTGCCCTGGTCGTTGTGCAGGTCTGTCTCAGCGTTCTCCTGCTCACGAGCACGGGTCTCGTGGTGACGAGTCTTGAACGGTTGCTCGCCGCTGATCCCGGTTTCGCGACGACGAACGTCGTCACGACCGGCGTCAATCTCTTCGCAGCTGGGTACGACACGGCGCGCGTACACCGCTTCCAGGACGAGCTACTCCAACGGACCCGCGCGATTGGCGGTGTCTCCTCCGTCGCACTCGCGCGCAGTCTTCCATTTTCCACGCGCCCCTACGACAATGGGCAGATCATGATCGACGGCTATCAACCGTCGAAGGACGAGCAGCCAACGGCCGACAACAACGCCATTTCACCGGATTACTTCCACACGCTCGGCATCGCCTTGCTGTCCGGTCGCGATTTCACCACGGCCGACGCCGAGACGTCGGCACCGGTGGCAATCGTGAGCCTTGCACTTGCGCAACGCTATTGGCCTAACGATTCGCCAATCGGCCGGCGCTTGCGGTCGCGCGGCTCATGGATGCGCATCGTCGGCGTCGTCGCCGACATGAAGTATCGTTCGCTGACGGAGTCGCCCGGCATGCTGTTCTATGTGCCGCTCACACAGCGTCGCTCGCCGGCCGTGAACATATTTCTGCGTACGTCGTCGAACGCAGTTGCCTTCGGGCTTGCGCCGGCCGTCGTGAGCGCGATGCATGCGATCGATCCGAACGTCTCGCCGTACGAGATCCTCACACTCCGCGAGCAGGTGAACCGCTGGACGTCCGCCCAGCGCATCCTGGTGACGCTGCTCGGAATCTTCAGTACCGTTGCGTTGTTCCTTGCCGTGATCGGCCTGTATGGGACCATTGCGTATATGGTCTCGCAGAACACCCGAGAGCTCGGCCTTCGCATGGCACTCGGCGCGAAACCAGCGCAGCTCCTGGCGCTCGTTATGTCGTCGGGTATGCGGATGACACTGGTCGGCGTCCTCGTCGGTGTAGCCGTCGCGCTCGGGACGACGCGGCTCCTCGGCGATCTCCTTTTCGAGGTCAGCCCCAGAGACCCGACCATTTTGGTCGGCGTCTCGGTCGTCATGGCGGTTGCGGCCGGCTGCGCGTGTCTTATTCCGGCCTGGCGCGCTTCCCGGCTCGATCCCGCACGCGCGTTGCGCGTGTAA
- a CDS encoding PadR family transcriptional regulator, translating into MVRRDIKEDRLELLRGTLDMLILKTLLFGPTHGRGIANYIRQTTDNVLSVEHGSLYPALHRLERSGLISGKWETRAELSRELKYYRLTPAGRTQLRAESSKWNQLVTAITRVMRPTEA; encoded by the coding sequence ATGGTCCGCCGCGACATCAAGGAAGACAGACTCGAGCTGCTACGCGGTACGCTCGACATGCTGATCCTCAAGACACTGCTCTTCGGACCGACGCATGGTCGCGGGATCGCGAATTACATCCGACAAACCACCGACAACGTCCTCTCGGTCGAACACGGCTCGCTCTATCCCGCGCTTCATCGGCTCGAGCGCAGTGGACTGATCAGCGGCAAATGGGAGACGCGCGCTGAGTTGTCACGTGAGCTCAAGTACTACCGGCTCACTCCTGCTGGTCGCACGCAGCTCCGCGCCGAAAGCTCGAAATGGAACCAGCTCGTTACGGCGATCACGCGCGTGATGCGTCCAACGGAGGCGTAG
- a CDS encoding sulfite oxidase, producing MSEAQHPASVEMIVRQTNPVNEETPLNEVDSYLTPSDHFYIRSHFDAPRIDRSAYRLHIDGAVANPLSLTYQELKAMPAETHVATMECAGNGRALLVPRVRGVQWELGAVGNAEWTGVPLTILLDRIGLKDDACEVVLEGADRGRPNEPPVPPEPIAFARSISRAKALHGDVLIAYAMNGKELPLHHGFPVRAVVPGHYGMASVKWLTHIEAVRTPFRGYWQTTDYAYWARVDGNSVRRALGEMELKSQIIRPRAMETIEPNARCTIVGMAWAGETEVTEICVSTDGGQSWSGAMFLDPARRYAWRRWTFEWMTPRTPGHYSLLSRAVAADGSLQPDTRDPSYGSYVINHLLPVEVIVAAD from the coding sequence ATGTCGGAAGCGCAGCACCCCGCATCAGTCGAGATGATCGTTCGGCAGACGAATCCGGTGAATGAGGAAACTCCCCTCAACGAAGTCGACTCGTACCTCACGCCGTCAGATCACTTCTACATCCGTAGTCACTTCGACGCTCCGAGAATCGACCGTTCGGCGTACCGGCTGCACATCGACGGCGCGGTCGCCAATCCGCTGTCGCTCACGTATCAGGAGCTGAAAGCGATGCCGGCCGAAACGCACGTTGCAACGATGGAATGCGCGGGCAATGGACGTGCGCTGCTCGTCCCGCGCGTGCGTGGCGTTCAATGGGAGCTCGGCGCCGTTGGCAATGCCGAGTGGACTGGCGTGCCTCTGACCATTCTACTCGATCGCATCGGATTGAAGGACGACGCGTGCGAGGTCGTCCTCGAGGGTGCTGACCGCGGGAGGCCTAACGAGCCACCAGTTCCGCCCGAACCGATTGCATTCGCTCGGAGCATTTCGAGAGCCAAAGCACTGCATGGAGACGTGCTCATCGCGTACGCGATGAATGGAAAGGAACTTCCGCTGCATCACGGCTTTCCGGTGCGCGCCGTTGTTCCGGGTCACTACGGCATGGCCTCCGTCAAATGGCTCACGCACATCGAGGCCGTGCGCACACCATTTCGCGGCTACTGGCAGACAACGGACTACGCCTACTGGGCTCGCGTCGATGGCAATTCCGTACGACGGGCGCTTGGCGAGATGGAGCTCAAGTCGCAGATCATTCGACCACGGGCCATGGAAACGATCGAGCCTAACGCGCGCTGCACGATCGTCGGCATGGCCTGGGCTGGCGAAACCGAGGTGACCGAGATTTGCGTGAGTACGGATGGTGGGCAAAGCTGGTCCGGAGCGATGTTTCTCGATCCCGCTCGACGATACGCCTGGCGCCGCTGGACGTTCGAGTGGATGACGCCGCGGACGCCCGGCCATTACTCGCTGTTATCGCGGGCCGTAGCGGCCGATGGGAGCCTCCAGCCGGACACACGTGATCCGAGCTATGGCAGCTACGTGATCAATCACCTGCTGCCGGTCGAGGTCATTGTCGCTGCCGACTAA
- a CDS encoding PaaI family thioesterase: protein MPQLSPADAEYETKVRLSFGAQRVMATIGATLGTVAPGAVDIVVPFRDDLTQQDGFVHAGIVAAVADSACGYAAHTLMPPGARVLSIEFKLNLLAPAVGERLEARGRVIRAGRTITVCHADVAAITGTDEKLVATMTGTLMTLASGE, encoded by the coding sequence ATGCCCCAGCTTTCACCGGCCGACGCCGAGTACGAAACCAAAGTCCGCCTGAGCTTCGGCGCGCAACGTGTGATGGCGACGATTGGTGCGACGTTAGGCACCGTCGCGCCGGGAGCCGTTGACATCGTTGTCCCGTTCCGCGACGACCTCACGCAGCAAGACGGTTTTGTCCACGCCGGGATCGTCGCCGCCGTCGCCGACAGTGCCTGTGGCTACGCCGCACACACCCTCATGCCGCCCGGCGCGCGTGTCCTCAGCATCGAGTTCAAGCTCAACCTGCTCGCCCCCGCCGTCGGCGAGCGCCTCGAGGCGCGCGGCCGAGTGATCCGCGCCGGCCGCACGATCACCGTCTGCCACGCGGATGTCGCTGCCATCACCGGGACGGATGAGAAGCTCGTCGCGACGATGACGGGAACATTGATGACCTTGGCGAGCGGCGAGTGA
- a CDS encoding ADOP family duplicated permease, which yields MHIPQDFRYAVRGLRRSRVFTATVMITLGLGIGVNAAMFGAVDRLMFRPFAMLRDPGAVHRVYLQFGRDQRFTSSLYQYARYLDLERWTSSFSQYAAVSAWQLAVGPSDVGRERQTAGVSASFFGFFTARPALGRFFDASEDSVPMGADVVVISYDYWQSSMAGRNVLGEKLQVGPRLLTIIGVAPKGFVGVTEGEPPVVFVPVTTFAYMLNQGNAQSFARSYHWDWMSMLVRRKPGVTVAAASADLTKAYVRSWDAQRLLDSWLPPSASRKPRAVAGAVRRAGGPDAGLESRTLLWVGGVAVIVLLIACANVANLMVARVLRRRREIAVRLALGISHRRLATQFLVESTLLSTLGCLTGIVVALWVAAALQRLVVHEGALLDWETLLIAVAFAGAAGILTSIGPALLAVRGDLSSVLRAGMREAHYQRSRTRSTLLVAQGALSVILLVGAGLFVRSLDNVRSQRLGWEPDPVLIVTPNYRGLVMDSATVTAFRARLLGAAQSLPGVAFAARVNGLPFGTSTFSLFVRGIDSVQRLGRFNYQATTPDYFSVVQTHILRGRGFTPSERGSLGRVAVVSESMGRRLWPGKDALGQCFRLEADTMPCTTVIGIAEDAVQYSISDNERLVYYMPDEAPPSMRPGNRLLLRMTGDAPAQMEQVRRALQAVMPAPAYVTVSTLEDLVDRQRRSWRLGAEAFSAFGVLALLVAAVGLYAVIAHDVEQRTHEMGVRVALGAQVWNIVRLIVAQAMTFAAAGVTLGLVTALLLSRWLQPLLFQESSRDPAVFGVVALTLGLVAFVASAAPALRASRADPSTALRSE from the coding sequence ATGCACATTCCACAAGATTTCCGCTATGCAGTGCGCGGGCTCCGCCGATCACGCGTCTTCACGGCCACCGTGATGATCACGCTTGGCCTCGGCATCGGCGTCAACGCCGCGATGTTCGGCGCCGTCGATCGGCTCATGTTCCGCCCCTTCGCCATGCTACGCGATCCCGGAGCCGTGCATCGCGTCTATCTCCAATTCGGTCGCGACCAGCGCTTCACGTCGTCCCTTTACCAGTACGCGCGCTATCTCGACCTCGAGCGCTGGACGAGCTCCTTCTCGCAATATGCCGCGGTGTCGGCGTGGCAACTCGCGGTCGGACCGAGCGACGTCGGACGAGAACGACAGACTGCGGGCGTGAGTGCGTCCTTTTTCGGCTTTTTTACCGCGCGCCCGGCGTTAGGCAGATTCTTCGACGCCTCGGAAGATTCGGTGCCGATGGGCGCCGACGTCGTCGTCATCAGTTACGACTATTGGCAGTCGTCGATGGCGGGTCGGAACGTCTTGGGCGAGAAACTTCAAGTCGGGCCACGTCTCCTCACGATCATCGGCGTCGCACCGAAGGGGTTCGTCGGAGTCACAGAGGGTGAACCGCCGGTCGTGTTCGTTCCTGTCACCACGTTTGCCTACATGCTCAACCAGGGCAATGCGCAGAGCTTCGCCCGAAGCTACCACTGGGACTGGATGAGCATGCTCGTACGGCGGAAGCCCGGTGTCACCGTCGCTGCGGCGTCCGCCGACTTGACGAAGGCGTATGTCCGGAGCTGGGACGCGCAGCGACTGCTCGACTCGTGGCTCCCGCCGTCGGCCAGCAGGAAACCTCGTGCTGTCGCCGGTGCAGTGCGACGCGCGGGCGGGCCGGACGCGGGACTCGAGTCTCGCACACTGCTCTGGGTCGGCGGCGTCGCCGTGATCGTTCTGCTCATCGCGTGCGCCAACGTCGCCAATCTCATGGTGGCGCGCGTGCTCCGCCGCCGCCGCGAGATCGCCGTGCGGCTCGCGCTAGGTATCAGCCATCGCCGGCTCGCGACGCAATTTCTCGTCGAGAGCACCCTCCTCTCGACACTCGGCTGCCTAACGGGTATCGTCGTTGCCCTGTGGGTTGCCGCCGCACTTCAGCGACTCGTCGTCCACGAAGGGGCGCTGCTCGACTGGGAGACGTTGCTCATCGCCGTCGCATTCGCCGGCGCTGCGGGCATCCTCACGTCGATCGGGCCAGCGCTACTTGCCGTCCGCGGCGATCTCTCGAGCGTGCTCCGGGCGGGCATGCGCGAGGCCCACTATCAACGCTCGCGAACCCGCTCGACGCTGCTGGTCGCGCAGGGCGCACTCTCGGTTATTCTGCTCGTCGGCGCCGGGCTGTTCGTGCGAAGTCTCGACAACGTTCGCTCACAGCGTCTCGGTTGGGAGCCTGATCCAGTCCTGATCGTCACGCCGAACTATCGCGGCCTCGTCATGGACAGCGCCACGGTGACGGCATTTCGTGCCCGACTCCTCGGGGCGGCGCAGTCGCTTCCCGGCGTGGCGTTCGCGGCGCGCGTGAACGGTCTGCCATTCGGCACGAGCACGTTTTCGCTCTTCGTCCGCGGCATCGACTCCGTCCAGCGGCTGGGTCGTTTCAATTACCAGGCGACAACGCCGGACTACTTCAGTGTCGTCCAGACGCACATCCTTCGTGGTCGCGGGTTCACGCCGAGCGAACGTGGCTCGTTAGGCCGTGTCGCGGTGGTCAGCGAGTCCATGGGGCGGCGGTTGTGGCCGGGCAAGGATGCCCTCGGTCAGTGTTTTCGCCTCGAGGCAGACACGATGCCGTGCACCACGGTGATCGGGATCGCCGAGGACGCCGTGCAATACAGCATCAGTGACAATGAGCGACTCGTCTATTACATGCCTGACGAGGCACCGCCGTCTATGCGGCCCGGCAATCGACTCCTGCTTCGCATGACCGGCGACGCGCCGGCCCAGATGGAGCAAGTTCGTCGCGCCTTACAGGCGGTGATGCCGGCGCCCGCCTACGTTACCGTCTCGACGCTCGAGGACCTCGTCGATCGCCAGCGGCGGTCATGGCGTCTCGGCGCCGAGGCCTTCAGCGCCTTCGGCGTGCTGGCACTCCTCGTCGCCGCCGTGGGTCTCTACGCCGTCATCGCCCATGACGTCGAGCAACGGACGCACGAAATGGGCGTACGCGTCGCGCTCGGCGCGCAGGTGTGGAACATCGTTAGGCTGATCGTTGCGCAAGCAATGACCTTCGCGGCGGCTGGGGTGACCCTCGGTCTGGTCACGGCGCTCCTCCTGTCTCGTTGGTTGCAGCCGCTGTTGTTCCAGGAATCGTCGCGCGATCCCGCGGTTTTCGGTGTCGTCGCGCTGACACTGGGTCTGGTGGCATTCGTCGCCAGTGCGGCTCCGGCGCTTCGGGCATCACGGGCAGATCCGAGTACGGCGTTGCGGAGCGAGTGA
- a CDS encoding DUF1440 domain-containing protein: protein MAEKQSVLVDIIDGAIAGAVATWIMGKVTTLLYEREGTIARSREDSARHGQTAYGVAADKVAKFLGHSLSDDERQRQGEAIHWALGIGAGALYGVLRPRVAASSAAAGLAFGGVFWLVMDETATPLLGLTPGPKAFPWQTHARGLAGHLVYGTVANAALARLEHGA from the coding sequence ATGGCTGAGAAGCAATCGGTGCTCGTGGACATCATTGATGGCGCCATCGCCGGGGCGGTGGCGACGTGGATCATGGGCAAGGTGACGACACTGCTCTATGAGCGAGAGGGCACCATTGCGCGATCGCGAGAGGATAGTGCACGGCATGGGCAGACCGCGTACGGCGTCGCCGCCGACAAAGTGGCCAAATTCCTCGGACACTCACTCTCGGACGACGAGCGACAGCGCCAGGGGGAGGCCATCCATTGGGCGTTGGGTATTGGCGCGGGCGCACTGTACGGCGTGCTTCGGCCGCGTGTCGCCGCATCGTCCGCGGCGGCGGGCCTCGCCTTCGGAGGCGTTTTCTGGCTCGTGATGGATGAAACGGCGACGCCGTTGCTCGGACTCACCCCGGGGCCGAAGGCCTTCCCGTGGCAGACGCACGCCCGCGGACTCGCCGGTCATCTCGTTTATGGCACGGTCGCAAACGCCGCGTTAGCGAGGCTCGAGCACGGTGCCTAA
- a CDS encoding DUF805 domain-containing protein, producing MQTPSVPVNRPMAASNMGTSATIPPMGFGEAVSAGFSKYIQFSGRSRRAEYWYWVLFITLLNCAILLVVPLTLGVNWASNLYALASIALFLPNLGVLIRRLHDTDRSGWWFLLPLTIIGAFVLLVWLCQEGTKGQNRFGPRTT from the coding sequence ATGCAGACACCGAGCGTACCAGTCAATCGGCCGATGGCCGCCAGCAACATGGGCACGTCGGCCACCATCCCGCCGATGGGCTTCGGCGAGGCCGTTTCGGCAGGGTTCAGCAAGTACATACAGTTCAGCGGCCGTTCGCGACGCGCCGAGTACTGGTACTGGGTGCTTTTCATAACGCTGCTGAACTGCGCCATCCTCCTCGTCGTTCCTCTAACGTTGGGCGTGAACTGGGCGAGCAATCTCTACGCCCTGGCCTCGATTGCGCTGTTCCTGCCGAATCTCGGCGTGCTCATTCGGCGGCTCCACGACACCGATCGCTCCGGCTGGTGGTTCCTTCTTCCGCTCACCATCATCGGCGCGTTCGTTCTGCTCGTCTGGCTCTGTCAGGAAGGGACCAAGGGGCAGAACCGATTCGGCCCGCGCACGACCTGA